The Streptomyces kanamyceticus genome window below encodes:
- a CDS encoding MBL fold metallo-hydrolase codes for MVWPIHPPSGGPVSRSLIPGLRSLRPAAFGADPTGARMARIRRSPNFSVAEGTFQNPVGARTRPTGSTAEFAKIYFRKEERVRRGPTGTVPVHATTLADLARPPADGLRVTWMGHSSVLVEIDGRRVLIDPVWGERCSPFAFAGPKRLHPVPVPLDALGPVDAVVISHDHYDHLDMPTIKALAGTDTVFAVPLGVGAHLERWGVPAERLHELDWHESAKVADLTLTATPARHFCGRGLRNQQHTLWASWVVAGPEHRVYHSGDTGYMPDTPQSAASFSSIGAAHGPFDVTMIQIGAYSDFWPDIHMTPQEGMRAHLDLQGGRPQGVMLPIHWGTFNLAPHPWSEPGEGSLAAARDEGARIALPCPGEPFEPGSDAVPGVPWWRGVAVVPDGGWATGAEAAAASGEPEAAPVG; via the coding sequence ATGGTGTGGCCTATCCACCCCCCTTCAGGAGGTCCCGTGTCCCGGTCCCTGATTCCCGGGCTGCGCTCCCTGCGGCCCGCCGCCTTCGGAGCGGATCCGACGGGTGCGCGGATGGCGCGGATCCGCAGGTCCCCGAACTTCTCCGTCGCGGAGGGCACGTTCCAGAACCCCGTCGGGGCGCGGACCAGGCCGACCGGGTCGACCGCGGAGTTCGCGAAGATCTACTTCCGCAAGGAGGAGCGCGTGCGGCGCGGCCCCACCGGCACGGTCCCGGTGCACGCCACGACCCTCGCCGACCTGGCGAGGCCACCGGCCGACGGGCTGCGGGTCACCTGGATGGGGCACTCCAGCGTTCTCGTCGAGATCGACGGGCGCCGGGTGCTCATCGACCCGGTCTGGGGCGAGCGCTGCTCGCCGTTCGCCTTCGCGGGGCCCAAGCGGCTGCACCCGGTGCCGGTGCCCCTCGACGCGCTCGGCCCGGTCGACGCCGTGGTGATCTCGCACGATCACTACGACCACCTGGACATGCCGACGATCAAGGCCCTGGCCGGTACGGACACGGTGTTCGCGGTGCCGCTGGGCGTCGGCGCCCACCTGGAGCGCTGGGGCGTGCCCGCCGAGCGGCTGCACGAGCTGGACTGGCACGAGTCGGCGAAGGTGGCGGACCTGACCCTGACGGCCACGCCCGCGCGGCACTTCTGCGGCCGTGGCCTGCGCAATCAGCAGCACACGCTGTGGGCGTCCTGGGTGGTCGCGGGGCCCGAGCACCGGGTGTACCACAGCGGGGACACCGGCTATATGCCTGATACACCACAGAGCGCGGCCAGCTTCAGCAGCATCGGTGCGGCTCACGGGCCCTTTGACGTCACCATGATCCAGATCGGCGCCTACAGCGATTTCTGGCCCGACATCCACATGACTCCGCAGGAGGGCATGCGGGCCCATCTGGATCTCCAGGGCGGGCGGCCGCAGGGCGTCATGCTGCCGATCCACTGGGGCACCTTCAACCTCGCCCCGCACCCGTGGTCGGAGCCCGGCGAGGGCAGCCTCGCCGCCGCGCGCGACGAAGGGGCCAGGATCGCGCTGCCCTGCCCCGGCGAGCCGTTCGAGCCCGGGTCGGACGCGGTGCCCGGTGTGCCGTGGTGGCGGGGCGTCGCGGTAGTGCCGGACGGCGGCTGGGCCACCGGCGCCGAGGCGGCCGCGGCGAGCGGGGAGCCCGAGGCGGCGCCGGTCGGATAA
- a CDS encoding carboxymuconolactone decarboxylase family protein gives MARISLTPRRTLLFRIMEWYSKRVYGKVLDPGKALAHNPRALWSYLRFEQSLAKWNKLDAGLKQLAVMASAASIGCSWCMDFGFWEGHKHGMDVRKLHDVPAWRDSDAYTPLERDVMEYAEAMTANPPTVDDDLAERLRIRLGEPAFVELTAMIAMENYRSRFNSALGLTSQGFKDSCDLRDARGAQGRVTG, from the coding sequence ATGGCCCGCATCTCGCTCACCCCGCGCCGCACGCTCCTCTTCCGGATCATGGAGTGGTACTCCAAGCGCGTCTACGGAAAGGTCCTCGACCCGGGCAAGGCCCTGGCCCACAACCCGCGCGCCCTCTGGTCCTACCTCCGCTTCGAGCAGAGCCTGGCGAAGTGGAACAAGCTGGACGCCGGCCTCAAGCAGCTGGCCGTGATGGCGTCCGCCGCCTCGATCGGCTGCTCCTGGTGCATGGACTTCGGATTCTGGGAGGGGCACAAGCACGGCATGGACGTGCGCAAGCTGCACGACGTGCCCGCCTGGCGCGACAGCGACGCGTACACCCCGCTGGAGCGGGACGTCATGGAGTACGCGGAGGCGATGACCGCGAACCCGCCGACCGTCGACGACGACCTCGCCGAACGGCTACGCATCCGCCTCGGCGAGCCCGCCTTCGTCGAGCTGACCGCGATGATCGCCATGGAGAACTACCGCTCGCGCTTCAACTCCGCGCTCGGCCTCACCAGCCAGGGCTTCAAGGACTCCTGCGACCTGCGGGACGCACGGGGTGCACAGGGCCGGGTCACCGGGTGA
- a CDS encoding TetR/AcrR family transcriptional regulator has protein sequence MTGVRLSVAERRAELLAATVEQIEARGVAAVRIADVAASLGVSNALVLYHFSTKERLVAAAFEHAARADLARLRGILTRRTSALRRLRAAVRWYAPTGQAKGWRLLIEGWSAALRAVTRDLDQQWKAALAEVIEEGTATGEFRCADPKGAALRLTALLDGLAVQMTAYDGAVSRARTRAWADAALARELGLSENDLRAA, from the coding sequence GTGACTGGGGTGCGGCTGAGCGTGGCGGAGCGTCGGGCGGAACTCCTCGCCGCCACCGTCGAACAGATCGAGGCGCGGGGAGTCGCCGCCGTGCGCATCGCCGATGTCGCCGCGTCGCTCGGGGTGAGCAACGCGCTGGTCCTGTACCACTTCTCGACCAAGGAGCGGCTCGTCGCCGCGGCCTTCGAGCACGCGGCGCGGGCCGACCTGGCGCGGCTGCGCGGGATCCTCACCCGCCGCACCTCCGCGCTGCGCAGGCTGCGCGCGGCCGTGCGCTGGTACGCGCCGACCGGGCAGGCCAAGGGCTGGCGCCTGTTGATAGAGGGCTGGTCGGCCGCGCTGCGGGCGGTCACGCGCGACCTCGACCAGCAGTGGAAGGCCGCGCTCGCCGAGGTCATCGAGGAGGGCACGGCCACGGGCGAGTTCCGCTGCGCGGATCCGAAGGGCGCGGCCCTGCGGCTCACCGCGCTGCTCGACGGGCTCGCCGTGCAGATGACGGCGTACGACGGCGCGGTGTCCCGCGCCAGGACGCGGGCCTGGGCCGACGCCGCCCTGGCCCGTGAACTGGGCCTGTCGGAGAACGACTTGCGGGCGGCGTAG
- a CDS encoding SIMPL domain-containing protein, which yields MHAVRSVSAVVVALAALGLPAAPAVAAPAPAAPATAPAPVTTVTVTGAGSASAAPDLAVLSAGVEVTEKTADKALAAQNSAANALLAAVRKAGVADKDVTTESLSLAAVHQDENGSSKLTGYQASQAFSIKIRAIDRTGVVVQAVVAATGDAGRVHSVAFDVADAGALRARARDAAYKDARAKAAQYAKLSGRRLGRLVSLDESDGGRPRPVPMPVAAFAKEDVPVAPGQIQDEVSVTAVFELR from the coding sequence ATGCACGCAGTACGTTCCGTCAGTGCCGTCGTCGTGGCGCTCGCCGCACTCGGACTGCCCGCCGCGCCCGCCGTCGCCGCGCCCGCCCCCGCCGCACCGGCGACCGCCCCCGCTCCCGTCACCACGGTCACCGTGACCGGCGCGGGCAGCGCGTCCGCCGCGCCCGACCTGGCCGTGCTCAGTGCGGGCGTCGAGGTCACCGAGAAGACCGCGGACAAGGCGCTGGCCGCGCAGAACTCGGCGGCGAACGCGCTGCTGGCAGCCGTCCGCAAGGCGGGCGTGGCCGACAAGGACGTCACGACGGAGAGCCTGTCGCTCGCCGCCGTCCACCAGGACGAGAACGGGTCCTCGAAGCTCACCGGCTACCAGGCGTCGCAGGCGTTCTCGATCAAGATCCGCGCGATCGACAGGACGGGCGTGGTGGTCCAGGCGGTCGTGGCCGCGACCGGTGACGCGGGGCGCGTCCACTCGGTGGCGTTCGACGTCGCGGACGCGGGCGCGCTGCGGGCCCGGGCGCGCGACGCCGCGTACAAGGACGCCCGCGCCAAGGCCGCGCAGTACGCCAAGCTGTCCGGGCGTCGCCTTGGCCGACTGGTCTCGCTCGACGAGAGTGACGGCGGGCGCCCGCGGCCGGTGCCGATGCCGGTGGCCGCGTTCGCGAAGGAGGACGTGCCGGTGGCGCCGGGACAGATCCAGGACGAGGTCTCCGTGACGGCGGTGTTCGAACTGCGCTAG
- a CDS encoding 2OG-Fe(II) oxygenase family protein, whose translation MSTAAGHPIPAAALRGWQLAELRGGQLHFTATDGLRRALKDGFFYVKQPAGTELSAGDRFARSFYLRGGGAGDGPQDSYRGFHRWTSEQLGRHQGYFCRDADQTEQFFLEKTWWDRVYPAALARQAEHMRDFALAVQRAVLARLDLPRALWDEATGHSLTPHGTHTLTFNHFRPEVAARGLNIHKDSGWVTVLRSTERGLEVDRDGGWRPIDPIPGTFIVNFGCAMEILTRHTATPVAAVAHRVVRQPPSGGAKPDRFSYALFVDSTLDDRVCPGLFAYEPGGGLRLEAGFGTFLDDILDNTYREDTTGLY comes from the coding sequence ATGAGCACGGCAGCGGGACACCCGATCCCCGCCGCCGCCCTGCGGGGCTGGCAGCTGGCCGAACTGCGCGGCGGACAGCTGCACTTCACCGCCACCGACGGACTGCGGCGCGCGCTGAAGGACGGCTTCTTCTACGTGAAGCAGCCCGCCGGGACCGAACTGTCGGCGGGGGACCGCTTCGCGCGCTCCTTCTACCTGCGGGGAGGAGGAGCCGGGGACGGGCCGCAAGACTCCTACCGCGGCTTCCACCGCTGGACCTCGGAGCAACTCGGCCGACACCAGGGCTACTTCTGCCGCGACGCCGACCAGACCGAACAGTTCTTCCTGGAGAAGACCTGGTGGGACCGGGTCTATCCGGCCGCGCTCGCCCGGCAGGCCGAGCACATGCGTGACTTCGCGCTCGCCGTCCAGCGTGCGGTGCTCGCCCGCCTCGACCTGCCGCGCGCGCTGTGGGACGAGGCCACCGGGCACAGCCTGACCCCGCACGGCACGCACACCCTGACCTTCAACCACTTCCGTCCCGAGGTCGCCGCGCGCGGCCTGAACATCCACAAGGACTCGGGCTGGGTGACGGTCCTGCGGTCCACCGAGCGCGGTCTCGAGGTGGACAGGGACGGCGGCTGGCGTCCCATCGACCCGATTCCCGGCACCTTCATCGTCAACTTCGGCTGTGCGATGGAGATCCTGACCCGGCACACCGCGACGCCGGTGGCCGCGGTGGCCCACCGCGTGGTGCGCCAGCCGCCGAGCGGCGGGGCCAAGCCCGACCGCTTCTCGTACGCCCTGTTCGTGGACAGCACGCTCGACGACCGCGTCTGTCCCGGCCTGTTCGCCTACGAGCCGGGCGGCGGCCTGCGCCTGGAGGCGGGGTTCGGGACCTTCCTCGACGACATCCTCGACAACACCTACCGGGAGGACACCACGGGTCTGTACTGA
- a CDS encoding 2OG-Fe(II) oxygenase family protein, which yields MTTDTLTLPAAEVDEAGTLRFASQADAEQSLTLGAFNVAVPDGLDVSAGLAFCRSFYEPATGHPGERHRGHREHGHAASKLGYEDRPDQVEQLQLESFLWQEYLPDDVTAVLRWMRQLTLDVLYGVFDTAGVPEGDRDLITGGARQDTGLCYTTVNHYRAGLSDRAGIVEHSDSGFITTICTDKPGYEILHEGRWLPVRERPGHFTVNLGDAFRVLTRKLPRPVTAVYHRVPELRPDAGTPDRSSFTVYMGPRYDMSLYQYDTGGRLREYQSFRDFSVEKAGKLGYAFHSRV from the coding sequence ATGACGACGGACACCCTCACCCTCCCCGCGGCCGAGGTCGACGAGGCGGGCACCCTGCGGTTCGCCTCCCAGGCCGACGCCGAACAGTCGCTCACTCTCGGCGCGTTCAACGTGGCGGTCCCCGACGGCCTCGACGTGAGCGCGGGCCTCGCCTTCTGCCGCAGCTTCTACGAACCCGCGACCGGACACCCCGGCGAACGCCACCGAGGCCACCGCGAACACGGCCACGCGGCCTCCAAACTGGGCTACGAGGACCGGCCCGACCAGGTCGAACAGCTCCAGCTCGAAAGCTTCCTGTGGCAGGAGTACCTGCCGGACGACGTCACCGCGGTGCTGCGGTGGATGCGGCAGCTGACCCTGGACGTCCTCTACGGAGTGTTCGATACGGCGGGCGTGCCCGAGGGCGACCGCGACCTCATCACCGGCGGCGCCCGCCAGGACACCGGCCTGTGCTACACGACGGTCAACCACTACCGCGCGGGCCTGAGCGACCGTGCCGGGATCGTCGAGCACTCCGACAGCGGGTTCATCACCACGATCTGCACCGACAAGCCCGGCTACGAGATCCTCCACGAGGGCCGCTGGCTGCCGGTGCGCGAGCGCCCAGGACACTTCACCGTCAATCTCGGCGACGCCTTCCGGGTCCTGACCAGGAAGCTGCCGAGGCCCGTGACCGCCGTCTACCACCGCGTGCCGGAGCTGCGCCCGGACGCGGGCACCCCGGACCGCTCCTCCTTCACGGTCTACATGGGCCCCCGCTACGACATGTCGCTCTACCAGTACGACACCGGGGGGAGACTGCGCGAGTACCAGAGCTTCCGCGACTTCTCGGTGGAGAAGGCGGGCAAGCTCGGCTACGCATTCCACTCCCGCGTATGA
- a CDS encoding 2OG-Fe(II) oxygenase family protein → MTTSNSRTARDLGHPDTVRPPVSLPPMPGERQARTAYPAVDLERSRIDGDELLFEREGGFDRALAMGFFLLRIPEGLDTDAGDRFAAHFHEDPAGDALDRYRGFRDTDVPGDYQGYFDREHDQWENFYVEKGNWPLLPSEVAALGQRMTGLGVGVLRAVLRHVDVPPHLWNEVSGGLSEHGGHQMLAFNHFRSRKATRGCKFHRDSGWVTVLRSTEPGLLALIDGELGAVNPEPGCFIVNFGSSIEVLTSALSRPVRANVHGVVSTERPAGRPDRISYVTFLDSALDGTVYRLDEGTAHPVQSVADFAAQEVRRTYDDDGAL, encoded by the coding sequence ATGACCACCTCCAACTCCCGTACGGCACGGGACCTCGGCCACCCCGACACCGTCAGGCCCCCGGTCAGCCTGCCGCCGATGCCGGGCGAGCGGCAGGCGAGGACCGCCTACCCCGCGGTCGACCTCGAACGCTCCAGGATCGACGGCGACGAGCTGCTCTTCGAACGCGAAGGAGGCTTCGACCGCGCCCTGGCCATGGGGTTCTTCCTGCTGCGCATCCCCGAAGGGCTCGACACCGACGCCGGGGACCGGTTCGCCGCGCACTTCCACGAGGACCCGGCGGGCGATGCCCTCGACCGCTACCGGGGCTTCCGCGACACCGACGTACCCGGCGACTACCAGGGCTACTTCGACCGCGAGCACGACCAGTGGGAGAACTTCTACGTAGAGAAGGGCAACTGGCCGCTGCTGCCGTCCGAGGTCGCGGCCCTCGGACAGCGGATGACCGGCCTCGGCGTCGGCGTCCTCCGCGCGGTCCTGCGGCACGTGGACGTCCCGCCGCACCTGTGGAACGAGGTGTCCGGCGGCCTCTCCGAGCACGGCGGACACCAGATGCTCGCCTTCAACCACTTCCGCTCGCGCAAGGCGACCCGCGGCTGCAAGTTCCACCGTGACTCGGGGTGGGTGACCGTACTGCGCTCCACCGAGCCGGGCCTGCTCGCGCTCATCGACGGGGAGCTGGGGGCCGTGAACCCCGAACCCGGCTGCTTCATCGTGAACTTCGGCAGCTCGATCGAGGTGCTCACCTCCGCCCTGTCCCGGCCGGTGCGCGCGAACGTGCACGGCGTGGTCTCCACCGAGCGCCCCGCGGGCAGGCCCGACCGCATCTCGTACGTGACGTTCCTCGACTCCGCACTCGACGGCACCGTCTACCGGCTCGACGAGGGTACGGCGCACCCCGTGCAGTCGGTCGCGGACTTCGCCGCCCAGGAGGTGAGACGGACCTATGACGACGACGGCGCGCTGTAG